GGAGTTACGCACGCCCTTAACATCTGTACTTGGTATGGCTAGTGTTTTAGGACGTGAGATTTATGGCCCTTTGACAACTAAGCAGAGAGAATATTTAGAAATCATCCAACACAGTGGTCGGTACTTACTTTCTCTAGTAAACGAAATTACCGAACTAGGAGCTATGGATGACAACTCAACTGTGCTAAATCTAGCTCCTGTAGATATTGAAATGCTATGCCAACAAGCTATCAATACCCTAGAAGAAGTGGCTAACCGCCGCGAGCAAGATATTCGCCTGTCTATAGAACCGGGACGCAATCGCATTTGGCCTTTAGATAAAGACAAGGTGCGGCAAATCCTCTATCACCTGGTTTTTAGTGTAATTCAACTTTCGGCTACAGGTAGCATTGTTCGCATTCATGTTTCTTACAAGGAAGATACGCTCAACATTACTATTTGGGTTTCCCATCCTTGGCTGGGAGATGGCATCACTGAGGTTGATCCCTATTTTCGTCTCAATTCTTTGTCGCTGCTAGAACTGACAGGTGAGGTAGGAACTTACAATACTCATACAGAAGGACAAGAGCAACTAGATGCTTCATCAGTAGCGGTGGATAATTCCAAAAATTCGAGTGATTCCCACGCAAATTTCTTTGCTACTAGTTCCGGTATAAATTTAGCTAAATCACATGGAAGTCTTTCTCGTGAAAGTTTGGGTCTATTACTAAGTTGTCAACTGGCAGAATTGCATGGTGGACACATTTTGATTCAGGGTTCGCCAGAATCAGGATATCGTTATGTGCTTTCTTTGCCGCTGCAAGTGGCGACTCCTTCACAAGCAATTAGTGATGTCTAATCTTGGGGATTGGGGATTGGGGACTGGGGACTTGGGATTGGGAAAGACGTATTTTTATCTATAAGTCATTAATTTGTAGCGAATTCTCTGCGTGCCTTGGCGTTTGTCTCTGCGCTTCGACGCTGCGGGAAGGCGTACCCCTACGGGGAAGCAAGCTACGCGTAGCGTCTCGTAGAGAAGCGTATCGGCGTTAAAATTTCAACCTTCAATTCGCCACGATTTTACGTAAAGTTGTACTAATTACATGAAGAACTATCTTAACTTCCTATTGACTAAGGTGGTTCTAAATTGAAGGTAGTGATTAATGGCTAGGAATAAGAGCGCCATTACACGATGTACAATATCCATTATCGTAAATAAAAGGGTTTAAGAACCTGCAATTTACATGTAGCACCCATTTCAGTTGGGGTTTAAATCCCCTTATGCAATGTCTTTAATTTTGAATTTTGTTCGCGCAGCGTTAGCGAGTCTGCGTTCGCGTAGCGTCTCGTAGAGAGCGTCATTTTGAATTGTTAATACCTTTTTATAGGGGTATGCATTATGATCAATTCCAAGTTCTGCGTCGGCAGGCTAATTGATCGCAATGTTTTTTATGAATTTAGTCTGGCAACGATTTACTTTATCATCTTTACCGCTCAAAGAATATCTTGCTACCAGTTATGTACACCGCTCTCTGGTGGGACTGTTAAGTTCTTGGCGGCAAACCAGCATCTTGCTCCAGTGGGGAGATGCGATCGCAGCTGCTTTACTCAGCTTAATATATGCTCTTGCACCTTTTGCTTCGAGTACGTTGGTGGGTTTGTTGCTGGTGGCTTGTGTCGGATTTTGGCTGTTGTTGACTCTATCTGATGAAGTCACAACAACAAATGTCTCGTCAGTCACTCCGATTCACTTATTGGTATTGCTCTACTGGGGAGTTGCCGCAGTTGCAACAGCATTATCACCAGTAAAAAAGGCGGCACTTAATGACTTGGGTACGTTGACCTTGTATTTGCTACTATTTGCCCTTTGTGCCAGAGTATTAAGGTCGCCTCGCCTCCGGTCTTGGATTATCATTCTTTATCTGCATGTATCGTTAATTGTCAGCGTATATGGTTTGCGACAATGGTTTTTTGGAGCCACAGCACTGGCGACTTGGGTTGATCCAGAATCTCCTCTGTCTAAGACGACAAGAGTCTACAGTTATTTAGGCAATCCCAACTTATTGGCTGGATATCTTTTGCCAGCAGTAATTTTTAGCTTAGTGGCAATTTTCGCATGGCAAAGCTGGCTTAAAAAAGCATTAGCATTAACAATGTTAATTGTCAATACTTCCTGCCTGATTCTGACTTTTAGTCGTGGCGGTTGGATTGGGCTAGTGGTAGCATTTTTAGCTGCGATGGCATTGCTAGTTTATTGGAAAAGCGTGGAAATGCCTCGTTTTTGGCGTACTTGGTCACTGCCGATTGTCTTGGGAGGTTTGATTGGGGTATTGGTGCTAGCAATGATATTTGTAGAGCCAGTGCGCCTGCGAGTATTCAGTATTTTTGCCGACCGTAAAGATAGTAGTAATAATTTTCGCCGAAATGTGTGGGATGCTGTTTTTGAGATGATTCGCGATCGCCCAATTTTCGGCATTGGCCCTGGTCACGGCTCTTTTAATAAAGTTTATCCGCTCTACCAACACCCTCGTTACACTGCTTTGAGTGCCTATTCGATATTGTTGGAAGTGACTGTAGAAACTGGCTTTGTTGGTTTGGCCTGTTTTCTCTGGCTGATAATTGTCACATTTAATACGGCATTTTTGCAAGTGCAACGATTGCGACAAGTGAAAAGTGTCGAGGGATTTTGGTTAATTGGAGCGATCGCTATTTTGTTGGGTATGCTAGCTCACGGCACTGTAGATACTGTCTGGTATCGTCCTGAAGTTAATACCCTCTGGTGGCTTATCGTTGCCTTAATTGCTAGCTACTGGACACCTTTAGCTCAAAACCAGACAAATTCATCTAACTCAGAACCAGCAGTAAATTAACATAAAGAAGTTATCAGTTGTTTTCTTATTGAACAACTGACAACTTTTGAATTTTCCATGAATAAACTTTGAATTGTCTAATCTCTGTAGGTAGTGGCACTTGGGGCATTAGGGTCGCGATAAGCTACAGATTCGCGATCGTTCTTTTTACTAGCCAACCCGCCTAGACCGAATAAACCAAGCAATCCTAACCAACCCCAATCAAAATCGTTGCGATCCTCAGTGGTCGTTGTTGGAGCAGTAGTAGTGGCTCCGGTATCATTAGTTGTCTGAGCTTGTGCAGATAGGGATAAGGGTAAAATTCCCATACTCAAGGTGAGAACGCCAGCGCCGATAGCTGCAATGAAATTACTTTTCATAAGTTGTGAAAATTCTTGGTGTCGTTTGAAGTTACCCGCCACTGTATCGAGTCTCAACCTTAAGAAAATCAATCTGCGGCTATAAACAAGACATTTTCATAACTCATACTGTAGACATACAACATGGTTTTCACAGCAGTCTGTTTCTCACTCTGACTGTGATAGTTTAGCAACACTAAATCCTCAATAACTTTTCATTGCCCGTTGAATGTCACGCTGGTCTTGGCGTCGTTTCAAGTCTTCTCGCTTATCGTGGAGCTTTTTACCTTTGCCAAGGGCTATACTCACTTTTAGCCAGCCTCGTTTGAGATACATTTTCAACGGGATTAAAGTTAAACCCTGCTGTTCGACTTTGCCAATTAGCTTACGGAGTTCTTGACGATGCAATAATAGCTTGCGTGTACGCCGTGGTTCATGATTGAAATATTGTCCACTAGCGTTGTAAGGCGAGATATGCACATTGATCAACCATGCTTCGCCATTGCGAAGCAAAGCATAGCCATCTTGGAGATTGACTTTCCCCGCACGAATTGACTTCACCTCTGTTCCTGTCAATTCAATTCCAGCCTCGTAAGTTTCTAGAATTTCATACAAATAACGGGCTTGACGGTTGTCGCAAATAACTTTGTAACCTTCGTTCTTGTCGCTCATTGATAATTTTGTGTGCTTTAAATGTACCTAAAAAATTATTTGGATTGGCTTGTGAATTATAGGCTGTATCTTAGAACCGCTATGAATGCTGAACCATATATCACTAATCTAGCTTTTTTAAGTTCACAATTAAGAGTTTTCTGGCAAATTTAAGTTATCGAAACAGAATTCAGGAGTCAGGAGCAAAGCCGAAGACTGCGAAAGCTCAGGTCAGAATATTAGACCTCTTGCAAAAGTGCCTTTTGCACTCTTGTCGGGAAAGGTTAAAGGGGAATGTTAATTCTATCCCTTTTCCCTTTAACCCTTACCCTTTACCCGACTTATGCAAGAAGTCTATTGATGAGTTGTTACAAATTACAAAGGTCTTTGTGCCTCCCAAGCATGGGTAGTCAAAGGTGAGTTAGACTTCATTAACCTTCCTAAGGATTTAAGATTTTCTTTATAAATCAGCCCTAAAGGCAGTAATTAGCTGATAATCCTGTCATAGTATGAAACATAAGAACACTATTATTGTTTGTGTTCACTGATGGAACACGTAGAAGTAAATTTCTGAGTAAAAAAATGCTAGGGGTGTATTATCCATGCCCTTGACGATCCTTATAGTGGATGATGATTTGGGCACTCGTCTGTCTGTTAGCGACTATCTTGAACTGTCTGGCTACTCGGTGATCACGGCTAATGACGGTCAAGAGGCTTTGTTTATGGTGGATGAGTATCATCCTGATTTGATTGTCACGGATATTGTTATGCCACGGATGAATGGCTATGAATTGGTGCGCCGAGTGCGTCAGCAACCAGTGTTTCGTTTATTGCCTGTAATTTTATTAACGGCACGCATTAAGACCCAAGAAAGAATTCTGGGCTACCAGTCAGGGTGCGATTTATATTTACCCAAGCCTTTTGAACTGGAAGAGTTAGCAGCAGCAATCCGCAATCTTTTGGAGCGATCGCAAATTATCCAATCAGAATATCGTTTTTCTCATAGAGAGAGTTTGGGCACTTCCGCCTCGACAAAAGCGGGGGATGTCCATAATTCTCTGTCTACTCAAATTCAGAAATCCCATCTGCACTTACCCCTAACTCATAGAGAGCAAGAAGTCTTAGAGTTATTAACTCATGGTCTTTCTAATGCCGAAATGGGTCTTCAGCTACACCTGAGTCCTCGAACTGTAGAAAAATATGTTAGCAGTTTATTGAGAAAAACCTCAACCAGCAACCGAGCAGAATTAGTGCGTTTTGCGATGAAGCATGGTCTGGTGGAATAAAAGTTAGGAGTTAAAAGTGAGAAGTGAGGAATTAAAACTCCTAACTCATAACTCCTAACTCATAACTCCTCACTTTTAACTTTTGTCAGCAGACCTTCACAAGCATCGATCAATAAATCAATAACCTGATTAAATCCCTCTTCACCGCCGTAATAGGGATCTGGAACTTCCTTTAGGGTGTGTCGAGAGCAAAACTCGCACATCAAACGCACTTTATGCTGATATTCCTGAGTGCGATCGAGAGTGAGGATATTCTCATAATTTTCTCGATCCATCGCTAAAATCAAATCAAAGTC
This Nostoc sp. C052 DNA region includes the following protein-coding sequences:
- a CDS encoding GAF domain-containing sensor histidine kinase; its protein translation is MIEPENKLFALKDGWDSHESREQQRLKALSDLGLRQPETIPVFEEATQTAAHFLEAPISILGFVDQERHWFKSSVGLSRLGLMNHLAQSRQLSRRESFCTQVVESLQIFVINDTHKLTDPVLASSKLVQDYGIRAYLGAPLIDAEGHCLGALAVMDLVPRNFTNRDIEFLQIIARWSMSEFERNRLLQGKLESSTPKNAPIFSLNDERNTEIIKITASTKDSDSISTKQLKLELLGQLTQELRTPLTSVLGMASVLGREIYGPLTTKQREYLEIIQHSGRYLLSLVNEITELGAMDDNSTVLNLAPVDIEMLCQQAINTLEEVANRREQDIRLSIEPGRNRIWPLDKDKVRQILYHLVFSVIQLSATGSIVRIHVSYKEDTLNITIWVSHPWLGDGITEVDPYFRLNSLSLLELTGEVGTYNTHTEGQEQLDASSVAVDNSKNSSDSHANFFATSSGINLAKSHGSLSRESLGLLLSCQLAELHGGHILIQGSPESGYRYVLSLPLQVATPSQAISDV
- a CDS encoding IctB family putative bicarbonate transporter; this encodes MNLVWQRFTLSSLPLKEYLATSYVHRSLVGLLSSWRQTSILLQWGDAIAAALLSLIYALAPFASSTLVGLLLVACVGFWLLLTLSDEVTTTNVSSVTPIHLLVLLYWGVAAVATALSPVKKAALNDLGTLTLYLLLFALCARVLRSPRLRSWIIILYLHVSLIVSVYGLRQWFFGATALATWVDPESPLSKTTRVYSYLGNPNLLAGYLLPAVIFSLVAIFAWQSWLKKALALTMLIVNTSCLILTFSRGGWIGLVVAFLAAMALLVYWKSVEMPRFWRTWSLPIVLGGLIGVLVLAMIFVEPVRLRVFSIFADRKDSSNNFRRNVWDAVFEMIRDRPIFGIGPGHGSFNKVYPLYQHPRYTALSAYSILLEVTVETGFVGLACFLWLIIVTFNTAFLQVQRLRQVKSVEGFWLIGAIAILLGMLAHGTVDTVWYRPEVNTLWWLIVALIASYWTPLAQNQTNSSNSEPAVN
- a CDS encoding WGxxGxxG family protein; amino-acid sequence: MKSNFIAAIGAGVLTLSMGILPLSLSAQAQTTNDTGATTTAPTTTTEDRNDFDWGWLGLLGLFGLGGLASKKNDRESVAYRDPNAPSATTYRD
- the smpB gene encoding SsrA-binding protein SmpB; the encoded protein is MSDKNEGYKVICDNRQARYLYEILETYEAGIELTGTEVKSIRAGKVNLQDGYALLRNGEAWLINVHISPYNASGQYFNHEPRRTRKLLLHRQELRKLIGKVEQQGLTLIPLKMYLKRGWLKVSIALGKGKKLHDKREDLKRRQDQRDIQRAMKSY
- a CDS encoding response regulator transcription factor codes for the protein MPLTILIVDDDLGTRLSVSDYLELSGYSVITANDGQEALFMVDEYHPDLIVTDIVMPRMNGYELVRRVRQQPVFRLLPVILLTARIKTQERILGYQSGCDLYLPKPFELEELAAAIRNLLERSQIIQSEYRFSHRESLGTSASTKAGDVHNSLSTQIQKSHLHLPLTHREQEVLELLTHGLSNAEMGLQLHLSPRTVEKYVSSLLRKTSTSNRAELVRFAMKHGLVE